The Pseudoalteromonas carrageenovora IAM 12662 DNA window CTGCTCAAAGCAGAAATTGAAGATCTAGGCTTAACGGCTAATCATTTTACTTCGCCTATAAAAGCAACGCCTGCTCAGCTTTCGCTTTGCCATAATCAAGCTTATATTAATGACTTTTTAAACGGGTCACTTAATAATAAAGCCATTAAAAAAATGGGTTTTCCTTATTCAGAACAATTGGTAGAGCGCACTTTATTATCGGTTGGTGCAAGTATTCAAGGTAGCGAACACGCGCTAAAGCATGGTTTTAGCGCTAATTTAAGTGGTGGCTATCATCATGCATACAGTGATTGCGGCAGCGGTTTTTGTATTTTTAACGACCTTGCTATTGCAGCAGCTCATTTAATAAATACAGATCAAGCCGACACTATTTTAATTTTTGATTGCGATGTACATCAAGGCGACGGCACCGCACAAATAACGCAAAACCAAAGTAATATAATCACTTGCTCTATACATTGTGAACAAAACTTTCCGCGCTTAAAGCAGCAATCCGATTACGACTTTGCAATGCCGGCCAACACTACAGATGCCGACTACTTAACTACCCTTAAACAGGCACTCGAATTTTGCGTTCGCATTCACAACCCCGACATTATTTTATATAACGCAGGGGCAGATATTTACCAAAAAGACGAGCTTGGCCTATTTAATGTATCCCTTGAGGGAGTTTACAATCGCGACTATTACATACTCAATTATTGTAAAATGAATAACATCCCACTCATGTGTGCACTTGGCGGGGGCTATCAGCGTAATGTAAATTCGTTAATTAATGTTCATAAACAACTATTTAAAGCTGCTGTCGATTTATACCCAGCCTTAGTATAAACTCATAAAATGCAATGGATATTTAGGGAAGCAAGATGCGATTACATGAAGACATACATAACTTTTACGAAAAAATAGTGGTTGAAGAAATCCTTAAACGTAAACTAGATAAAGTTTACAACGAAGATGTTATGGCCGACTTTTGTTGTACGGTGCTCAATCAACTTCCCCCTCGCTATATTCGCTACGATGTAGATATGGCCTTTTATTTGCCACAAAGTGAGCGAATTCATATGGAAGAGCGCGTTCAAACTGCTATTGATGTCGCCATTAGTCAAATATCTAAAAAGAAAGATCTAAATGAACAATCCACTTGATCAAGCCCCTACACATGTAAAACTGGCAGTAGATTTAATTATGCTTTTGGAGCAACACGACGTTGCCCCAGAAGAGGTTTTAAAAGCACTCGATATTGTAAAAAGCGACTTTGAAAAAAAACTAGAAAAGCCATAACGCTATTCTATTGTTTGTATATCGTGCTCGGTAACGCTACCGTCGTGCTTAGTACAATCAATTTTAACTTCACCAAATGTACGCCTAGGCGAAGTTGAGCGTCGACAGGTCATATTTTGTGCTTTAACGCCAAATTGCGTTATATACAACGCCACTGTTTGGTCTATTTGTTGTTTTTGCTGCGTAGTCGCTGCACTGTAAAATGCATCGTATTGCGCAGACCAATTTTCAACCCCCGCTTCTTTTGCAACGCCTAGCCAGCCCATCCCGAGTTTAGTAGATTGCTCCAAGTATTGGCCTTTTAAAAACATAAATGCCAACGTGTATTGTGCACTTTTATAACCAAGTGCTGCGGGCTCTTTTAAATCATAAAAAGCTTGTTCGTACAGCCCCTTTTTATACGCTTTAATGCCATTGTATTCTTTTTTCTTCATTGTATTGTCGCTGTATAGGTTAACTGGGGTCGACCCACACCCACTTAGTAAACCCACAACCAAAATTGCTGTAACCCCTAAACACCTAGCCATAACTAGTCCTTTTATTATTTTTATATGCGAGTACCGAATCTGGCTTACACTCTTTGCAAAGCCTGTTATTCTGTAATCTAATTTGTATAATTAAAATACTATCATGAGCTTAGCAAGTTTACTTAGGTTATTTTTTCTGGCTGCAATTTGGGGCGCGTCATTTTTATTTATGCGAATGGCTGCTAATAGTTTAGGGCCCGCGGTGTTAATAGAATTTAGAGTCGGCTTTGCGGCACTCACACTTTTTATAGTTGCACTGTATTTAAAGCGCCGATTAGCGTTTATCCAACACAAAAAGCACTTTTTTATAATTGGCGCACTTAACTCTGCTCTGCCTTTTTTACTTTTTGCTTATGCCGCACAAACTATTAGCGCATCTACGTTATCTATTTTAAATTCAACAACCCCTATTTGGGGCGCTGTTGTGGGTATTATTTGGAGTAAAACCAAGCCTACTAAGAGTATGGTTTTAGGCTTGCTGTTGGGTTTAATAGGCGTGGCAATTTTAGTTGGGCAAAACCATTTTGTATTAAATAGTCAATCAATAATAGCCATAGTAACAGCATTGAGCGCTTCGCTTTGCTATGCCATTGCATCCCATTACACAAAAAATGCGCCAAAGCTTGCACCGTTCGATAACGCACACGGCTCAATGTGGGCAGCAAGTTTTATGGTACTGCCCCTTATTTTATTTATGCCAATGCGTGAAGTTCCTACCACCAACGTTATGCTCGGCGTTTTAACCCTTGGCGTAGTGTGTACCGCACTTGCTTATATTTTATTTTTTAAGCTTATTGAAGATATAGGCCCAACTTCAGCACTCACTGTCACGTTTTTAATTCCGCTATTTGGCATTTTTTGGGGACATTTAATTTTAGATGAGCAAATTGGGCCAAATACATTATTAGGCGCATTATTTGTTATTGTGGGTACTATGTTGGTTACTGGTTTTTTACCACGAAAAAAGCACTTAGCTAAAACAAGCTAAGTGCTTTTACAAAGCGCTTACTTTTGTGCTTTTTTGCTTAAGTTTTCAATTAAATCTTGTGCGCTATAGCTGTTATCGCTGGGTTTAATGCCTTTGCCCATTTTAATATCAATCAGGGTGTGTACTTCTTTGCGTTTATCACTGTTGCTCACTTGTAAGCCTACACTATTGCTCGGCTGTACGCGTGTTTCGCAGGTTAATAAACCACAGTTTCGCTCATATTGTTGGCTGTGTGATGCACTGATAGATGACGCGGGCGCTTGCGATTTAGACTCAACAAAGGTTTCTTTATTTGTTACAACAAACCAGTCGTAGCCTTGCGCTTGGGTAAGCTCAGCTGCGCGTAGTAATGCATAGTCACCGGCATCTGCTACGTTGTTTGACACACTTTTAAACTCTACGCGGTATTGATCATTACTAATTTTTTGCTCGCTGTAACCTTGTGAGCCATTATTCGCGGCGCGGTAGTCGGGTTTAGATGCACAACCCGCCATAAGTAAAATACTGATAATTAGAATAGATGTTTTCATAATTCACCTCGTTTATGCACATTATTATTTGTTTAACTGCCACTTTGCGCTAATTGCTTGCTGCTCTTGCGCTCTATCTAGTGGTGCGCCGCTGATCATGCTGTCTATAACAGCATCTAACTCACTGTTATTAGACGCCGTTTGATATTGTGCGCCATTATTA harbors:
- a CDS encoding histone deacetylase family protein, which codes for MQFFYHPLYSALTLPERHRFPIQKYQLLKAEIEDLGLTANHFTSPIKATPAQLSLCHNQAYINDFLNGSLNNKAIKKMGFPYSEQLVERTLLSVGASIQGSEHALKHGFSANLSGGYHHAYSDCGSGFCIFNDLAIAAAHLINTDQADTILIFDCDVHQGDGTAQITQNQSNIITCSIHCEQNFPRLKQQSDYDFAMPANTTDADYLTTLKQALEFCVRIHNPDIILYNAGADIYQKDELGLFNVSLEGVYNRDYYILNYCKMNNIPLMCALGGGYQRNVNSLINVHKQLFKAAVDLYPALV
- a CDS encoding late competence development ComFB family protein, giving the protein MRLHEDIHNFYEKIVVEEILKRKLDKVYNEDVMADFCCTVLNQLPPRYIRYDVDMAFYLPQSERIHMEERVQTAIDVAISQISKKKDLNEQST
- the rsmS gene encoding pleiotropic regulatory protein RsmS, encoding MNNPLDQAPTHVKLAVDLIMLLEQHDVAPEEVLKALDIVKSDFEKKLEKP
- a CDS encoding SEL1-like repeat protein: MARCLGVTAILVVGLLSGCGSTPVNLYSDNTMKKKEYNGIKAYKKGLYEQAFYDLKEPAALGYKSAQYTLAFMFLKGQYLEQSTKLGMGWLGVAKEAGVENWSAQYDAFYSAATTQQKQQIDQTVALYITQFGVKAQNMTCRRSTSPRRTFGEVKIDCTKHDGSVTEHDIQTIE
- a CDS encoding DMT family transporter — encoded protein: MSLASLLRLFFLAAIWGASFLFMRMAANSLGPAVLIEFRVGFAALTLFIVALYLKRRLAFIQHKKHFFIIGALNSALPFLLFAYAAQTISASTLSILNSTTPIWGAVVGIIWSKTKPTKSMVLGLLLGLIGVAILVGQNHFVLNSQSIIAIVTALSASLCYAIASHYTKNAPKLAPFDNAHGSMWAASFMVLPLILFMPMREVPTTNVMLGVLTLGVVCTALAYILFFKLIEDIGPTSALTVTFLIPLFGIFWGHLILDEQIGPNTLLGALFVIVGTMLVTGFLPRKKHLAKTS
- a CDS encoding CC0125/CC1285 family lipoprotein, with translation MKTSILIISILLMAGCASKPDYRAANNGSQGYSEQKISNDQYRVEFKSVSNNVADAGDYALLRAAELTQAQGYDWFVVTNKETFVESKSQAPASSISASHSQQYERNCGLLTCETRVQPSNSVGLQVSNSDKRKEVHTLIDIKMGKGIKPSDNSYSAQDLIENLSKKAQK